The DNA segment TGATACAAAACTTTGATTACAATGAAATGTTTTGAATACAAGAGAAGAGTTTGAAAAAGAGAgacatgatttttttaaaaggatcTAAGAAATTATCCACCCACTTGAACCCTAAgggtagctcagttggtccTATCTTGAGTTTGCTCCCCAATCATCATTAGTTCAAGTTCTTTCAAGATCGCTAAGGCTTACTCTCGTTAAGCCCacgattataaaaaaaaattccaccaaCAACTCTTGAAATTCACCCACAGTGCTATAAATGAATGGAATTTGCTCTTCCTAATATTGTTACGGTtaattggatatatatatatatatatataattattcttttaaagaacgaatttttcagttttttaaaactattttgaataatatataaaaaataaaattagcaCAGAGGAAAGATTTAATTGATTTCTGGCGAGGAAAAGTATTCCAGAAAACTAGATTTCAAAATGTCAATCACCTTCTGTTTGGGTTGAGAGAAAACTagggataaaaagaaaaagggggaaaCTTTCAAATCTCAAATCCGTATTGATTTGGTTCCCAGAACGTAAgattaaataaggaaaaaaatttgacaaacCCACCTCAAGCAGCGATTTCCCTAGTAACCCAAAGTAACGAAAGCCACAAGATTCATTTTCCTTGTGTAaaattttctcggcaaccaaaaaGAGACGGAAAGGAAGAAACGAGCCTTCAGAGGTGTGTGCGCATCATCACAAGGCCCAGAGGAGGGGTGCGTACAGGGAGAGTAGAGAAAGTGGGAGAAGAAGAAACGAGCAGCAGATGTTAGAATTCAGATTGAAAACTAAATCAGCATCATTAAATTGACGAATGTTCTTTCAGGTTTTCATGTCCACATGTATCTGCCGCTTCAAGTTTTGCCTCTCTTCTCCTGCCTTTCTCAAAGCCCCTCTTCACCGCCCCCTTCTATCGGATCCTGGTGCGGTGGGTCCTTATATATCAGTCATGTGGgagttagggttttttttctttggtccTAGGTCTGCATAGGTTAAATGTACTATTCATAATTCAAATTCTCTGGGTGGGTCTAAACGCTAACAATTCTTTCAGTCTGAAGCTAACAGTAACCACAGACTCATCAGGTTGAGTTTTGGCTGAATGGTTCCTCTTGCATAAttgtatttgaaattaataataacttTTGCTATCAAGTAAAAAGCAAaaaccaaaaattgaaaaatgaaactatgcttgaaaagtgtttttgaaaagaatttttaaaaactgttttttaatattttataaaataaaattttatttgataacttaaaatgtttttaacttatttttcatgttttttgtaAGAGTTTGAtgactcaaattttattttatccgACTTCAAAAACCTATTGTGCGATACAGATAAGCCCGACTTGCTTTGGAGTTATGATAattattatatcaattttttatataatggatttttttcttttttaactgtGATTTTTTCAATTTAGTGATTTTCCCCTTTTAAGgtttttatgtaaatttatatattcttattttttttatttttaattatattttatatttatataattattttttaaataaaaaaacgcCTTAAAACTACTAATAGATGCTACTTGTATGGCTTTTCTTTGTGTTCCTTCGtagcaaacaattttttttttttaattaaaaataacctCACATGACCCATCCCTTCAGACTGAGAAATTCAACATATTCAACCAGCGGCCAAAATGTGCACACATCGAAACAATCGTCCTAATCAAAAGGGCACCCTGGTGTCCCAGCAACTTATTTGGTTACTCATTTTTTAACCATTTCATTCCAATATTCTTTAGAAATTTCTGCAATTATTCTAAATCATATAATTTGTGAAAAATGGAACAAAGAGAcagagaaaatttcaaaaaaaaaatgtggaagcCATTAAAGCAAAAGGTTTGCTCAACTTATGTACACTGGAAGCAGCTTCCTCATGCTGCAGACATTAAACCATTAACAACGACTGCATTCCAAGAATTAAGCCCAATAGTTCAGGGGGACACCATGACAGTTCATGTGATATACTTCAGACCTGCATTTAAGTCACAACAGAACAGAGCAAATGACAATCCACCATCACCATTTATCAGAAAGAAACCACTGACTTGGGATGACTCCTAGACTGCAACTGAGATAAAGCTGTGTCGCTTTCCTCATTCTCTTCAAAATTTATCGGTTCCCCATTAATTTGCTTCCTACAAATCAAATCTTCAACTCATTAGAATTCAAATATTCAATCAAAATTACCAAAAGTGAGAAAGCAAGAGGAGCCAGCCACCAGTTGAGGAAATTGTTCACTTCACTCTAATCAACCACCAACAAAACATACCTTTGAGAGATCATACTCTCTTCTGATAATGCCTTTTCTAACCTCTCCTCGAACGGGGTTGCATGCCAACTCACTTTCTGATCCTGCAAAAGAAAAAACGAGCATCTGTTGAATGTTGCTATCAAAATGTGTCAACCAGGAAAGAGGAGAGGAAGAGAGGTAGTACAAAAATACCTCCTTATATTTATTAGTGGAATTTGGTATTCCATTACCATCCCACCACTTGGGAGAGATACGAGTAGGCTCATCTTCATTCCAATGAGCAGCAACAGTTCCAATGATAGGCCTGTCACCTGGAGTTCTCCCAAAATGACGATTTGCAGCGGGAACAGCCTCAAAATTTTGGTCATTTGCATCCTGAATAGAAGAAGATGGCTTCAGCCAAGAAGACAAGCTTGCTTCCACTCTCAAATCTTCAGCAACTGAAGTTTCTCTTGCCCCCACATGTGCCTTGGGGGTAGCATCGTCTAGCGACTCCAGCGATTCTCCCATGTTACTTGAAAATTGATTTGAGTGAGAACCCTCTTCCTTCAATGCACTCCACTGAGAAAAATTCTCAACAGGGTTCAGGACTGAGTAGACATACTGGGACCTGATCCGAGCATTTTTCCCATTCTCTAAATTCCCCAGGCTCGCAGGGAAAACAGTTCCAGGCGTTTGCAATTCATCATTTAGTTTTAGCGGGGTGGGGTAAGGGGAAAGCTTAGATACACTATGATTACTTGGTGATTCATATCTCTTTGAAGTTTGGCTAGCAATTTCAGATGAAGCACTTCCTGAGGAAAATAGAGCTGCATCAGCCTCACATTCAAAACGAACAGACCTGTTCCTGCGCTGAACATTTGGAGCTGAAAGCCAGGGTGAAACTGAAGGTACAGAGTCATCAACTGGATTAGGATGAACATTGATGACCACATCACTGTTCCCTACCGTACTGCCTTCAGTAGAACTCTGTCCATTGGATATGCAGCTATGAAGAGATAAAATTAGATAAATGTCAGGCAGctatagttttcaaaaaataaaatctaaagtTTGCCAAACATTATTATGCACATTAGACATACAATGAATACTTGTGAGACCTTCTGTGCCAAAAacagaaatgatgaaaaaagaACAATAATTTGCTTCACAAACCTTCAAAATGGCAGGGCATTATTGGTCTTTGAACCCTTACAGAAGAACATACAGTAAGTTAAGCAATCAAAATTAGTTCCTTGGACTTGAAAGGCAAGGGACTCCTTATGTTCAGGATCTATCATATGGGACTAAATTTCCCATGTTTAGGTGTATGAAACAGAAGTTATATACACTGAActaataacttattttaaactATTCATGATTCAGTTTTGAAGTGTAACCTGCTAGGTGTTTGCTCTAAAAGACTTGACTCCTTTCTCCATTCTTCACATTGTTTAATGGGAGTAGGTGGCTCAACTGGTTGCTTGTCCAATTGGAGCTTCTTGATGGATGTGTTGGGAAGCCATGAATGGAATTTTGAATGTTCTAAATCTCCATCCTGGGATGGTGAACTTTTCAATCTCCTTGATGCTTTCCGAATTTCAGCTGGAGTCTCCACTAAAGTGCCACATGCTTTAAGGAATCTGGCCTGTGAAAGCAGAATTTCGTCAATCAAAACACAATGTTTTGATAGATTCAGAAATTTGAAATAGAAATGATTGATCCTAATTCTAGTAATGTGAGCCAACTATCTCTACTTTTTAAACAGAGAATGTGAACTTTCAAATCTTTAAATATCTTCCTAtttctatcaaattttcttttccttcctttatttttcaatcaattttttccAAGATTCAAACAGAGCCAATAGGAATCTTCAATTTGAAATCCATCAGAAAGTTTTCACTAAAATAAAGTATCTACCTcctaacatataaaaaaatgactGCCTATCAAACAAAACATATAAAAGAATGACGATGTAGTCTGATATGCAATTGTTAAATTCTAATACAAAAGATATAgacttaaatattatttttcaaaaaattaccaATCATTTACACAATTTGCCACACTTAAGAGGAAATAACAATATCTGTAACATTAGTTTTGGGGAGGAAAATAGAAGAAGATAAAGAACAACAGCAAAATTCCTCAAAAGGAACTGCTAGTTCAGGGTTTCAAATAGTGGAAGACAAACAACAGGAGGCTcagagaaataataaaatttcaaatcaaggcCACTTCATCTGAGGGCAGTTTGGAGAActctaaaaaagaaagaaaaaaaagagcatGCCAACTTTTATTATTCTCATCTGGTCAGTACAATGCCAAACCAACTCATAGTAGTTTGGTATTGTGGGCAAGAATTCCAATGGTTTTAACCCCAATTGGAACTGCAGTATCTGCATACCGTGCTAGTCCAACACGACTGTCTCTAATGCTTAACTAGTAAAAATGATGTAAAAATgcccatttaaaaaatagtcTGTGCCAAATACATGTTTCTGAACTGTTTAACAGTCATTGATACACTTACTTAAGCTCTTCAATTTcaagaaaccaagaaaaaaatttcacaagaacatagtatttcaaaaaaaaaaaccacctcCTACATAAAAATTGCTATTTTTCCAAATACTAAATACATTTGGTGATGTATCACAGTGCATTCTCTTTTACCAATTG comes from the Vitis vinifera cultivar Pinot Noir 40024 chromosome 12, ASM3070453v1 genome and includes:
- the LOC100247266 gene encoding protein JASON codes for the protein MIWSLLECELGFVSRFARAMGCFFGCFRIKDDHQHRPNASFVSQSKSTETMISQNRLSALFLAEEKEDSLSKDRKSHVFGSSEPENIDKELKDEARFLKACGTLVETPAEIRKASRRLKSSPSQDGDLEHSKFHSWLPNTSIKKLQLDKQPVEPPTPIKQCEEWRKESSLLEQTPSSCISNGQSSTEGSTVGNSDVVINVHPNPVDDSVPSVSPWLSAPNVQRRNRSVRFECEADAALFSSGSASSEIASQTSKRYESPSNHSVSKLSPYPTPLKLNDELQTPGTVFPASLGNLENGKNARIRSQYVYSVLNPVENFSQWSALKEEGSHSNQFSSNMGESLESLDDATPKAHVGARETSVAEDLRVEASLSSWLKPSSSIQDANDQNFEAVPAANRHFGRTPGDRPIIGTVAAHWNEDEPTRISPKWWDGNGIPNSTNKYKEDQKVSWHATPFEERLEKALSEESMISQRKQINGEPINFEENEESDTALSQLQSRSHPKSVVSF